Sequence from the Maribellus comscasis genome:
CATCCACGTTAGAATAACCTGTTTGAGGAGGTCCAACAGGCCATAAATCATTTCTATAGTTATGTAAATATAACATGTCTCCTTTCACGATACCTCTTATTGGATACCCTAAATCATTGGGTCTACCGACGCCGTGTTTTTCTTTTCCAATTAGCACAAAATCCCTAAATTTTTCTGTATTGTTGATTTTTTGAAATATTGGGAGCATACTTTTACCGGTAAAGGGTTGCAATCCATAATCTTTTTCATTGTCAATACCAGCAATGTCAAATAAAGTAGGGGCTATATCAATAAAGGAAACATAGTCTTTTACAATCCTTCCGGGTGATTTAATTCCATTTTTCCACATAATTGATAATGGAATGTGGTTAGAAAAATTATATTCGTCAGTTTTTGCGCGAGGAAAAGGCATACCATTGTCTGCGGTAACAATTACAATTGTATTATTCAGCTCTCCTGTACTGTCAAGATAATTGAGAATTTTATTCAGGTGAGCATCAAAGTATTCTATTTCCAATGCATAATCCAGAAGATCATTTCTTACTACTTCGTTATCTGGAAAAAATGGAGGTATTTCCTTAATGTCACTAATTTTTTTCCCTGATTGTATTCCTGATTTGTATTCATAACGCCTGTGTGGTTCATGTCCTCCATACCAAAAGCAAAAAGGTTTATTTTTTGGTTTATTTTTATAAAATTCAATAAAATTTGAGGCATAATCAACGGAAGATATACCTTTTGTTGGAGGTTTTAATTTTATAGAATTCCACATTTCTCCACATAATTGTCTCAGCTTACCACCTTTTTCACCTGGCACCCCTGGAGCCCACGGTTTGCCTGTATAACCTACAAAATACCGTCTTTCTGAAAGTGCCTCCGGATAGGTTTTGTATTTTGAAGGAAAGAATGCACACATATTTGCTGCCTGTTCTAATTGCCACGGATTACGACCCGTTAAAAGACAAGCCCTTGATGGGGCACATTTTGCATTTGGGGTATAAGCATTTTCGAAAAATAATCCTTCATTGGCCACCCGGTCAAATGCAGGGGTTTTTATCCATTTGCAGTTTTCTCCCATATGTGGATAGGAAACATCATCGGCAATGCAAATTAAAATGTTTGGCAGAGTATTGAATTCAGTACGGCTACACCCTGCAACAGAAGTGAAAAATATGAAACTAATTATGTGTATTTTAAAATTCATAATTGTTATTTGTCGGTAATATCTCCCACTCTTAAATCAGGATACAACTCATAAAGTTTATCGCTTATTTCTTCTTTGTTATCCCTATTCTCATAGACATATAAAAGCGGGTCATTATATTTTTTCATCCACGCTTCCAATTCATCCCGTTTTTGCTGAATCTCTTTGGAATATTCAGGGTCTGAAATAAGATTTATCAAACAGTCAGGATCCTTTTTTATATCATAAAATTCTTCTATTGGGCGTCTGCGAAAAAAATCAACCCTGTTTCTGATTTTTTGGTCAGATTCAGCAGCTCTTTCCATGGCTTGCATTGTAATTCCTTCATTATTGTTATAGTAGATTACATTTGTGAAAGCCCAGGCATTAAATATA
This genomic interval carries:
- a CDS encoding sulfatase family protein, translating into MNFKIHIISFIFFTSVAGCSRTEFNTLPNILICIADDVSYPHMGENCKWIKTPAFDRVANEGLFFENAYTPNAKCAPSRACLLTGRNPWQLEQAANMCAFFPSKYKTYPEALSERRYFVGYTGKPWAPGVPGEKGGKLRQLCGEMWNSIKLKPPTKGISSVDYASNFIEFYKNKPKNKPFCFWYGGHEPHRRYEYKSGIQSGKKISDIKEIPPFFPDNEVVRNDLLDYALEIEYFDAHLNKILNYLDSTGELNNTIVIVTADNGMPFPRAKTDEYNFSNHIPLSIMWKNGIKSPGRIVKDYVSFIDIAPTLFDIAGIDNEKDYGLQPFTGKSMLPIFQKINNTEKFRDFVLIGKEKHGVGRPNDLGYPIRGIVKGDMLYLHNYRNDLWPVGPPQTGYSNVDGSPTKTEVLKSRKSAEKKYLWKLSFAKRGIQELYNLKDDPYCINNLINNYDYSGIAMQLGKEMENELKKEADSRMFGQGDIFQNYESSENQYKNLYHRIVIEKEKLVPSWINASDIEPGFTE